Genomic DNA from Salvia hispanica cultivar TCC Black 2014 unplaced genomic scaffold, UniMelb_Shisp_WGS_1.0 HiC_scaffold_281, whole genome shotgun sequence:
GTCTCTGTACCTGACCTCCTATTTAAACCTTGGATTCAGTAAGTCAGccataatgaaaataatttgctTAGGTTGGATTTGAACacatcctaaaaaataaataggatTGGGTCAAAGTACAGTCactaatttatactccctccgtcccggctaagatgacacattgcttagccggcacgggattttaggagttattggttaaagtgtttaattagagagagagaaggtgggtgtaattattaaagtagagagataaaggaagatggatattttaataggagtgagaaaaagtggttgagtgtattaattggagagagaaagttaccaaaaaaggaaatgtgtcatcttagttgggacaaactaaaaaggaaaacgtgtcatcttaagcgggacggagggagtaaattaatacttcctccgtcccacaataagagtcacattttaccattttggtccgtcccacagtaagagtcacatttcacttttaccataaatggtaagaaGGTCTCCTAACTCACATCACTCGCATTCTATTataaccaatataaaaaagtggacctcatattcgactaacttttccaacccacgattatttacttttcttaaaacccgtgcccacaccaaatgtgactcctattgtgggacggagggagtaatttttataataataacaataaatattgttgatatttatttatttatctttggTATAAGTTGCATAATTCAATTAGAATATTGCTGAAGGAAATTGTGATATTGCCATGTTCCAGTTCTTCGCCCATTGTTATAAATCTTAGATTAATAATGCAATTTTTTGCCTCCATAGTTTATAAACATTTCCTTTAACTCTGGCCTCGaattatatactcccccgGTCCTTTAAATTATGAACTTCCTATTTTAAAAACTCTCTCTAACCcattatccactaacaatacttcaatcactttttctttctatctatattttactttaccaattgtgcattaaaacccgtgacCCTTCAAAAGTTCATTATGATAGCAAGTATCCCATTTATGCAGGAATTCCAATTGATAAGGTTGCATCGCTGGATCAAGAGACTCGCAATTATGTAGGGACAAAGTTACTTGAGCTTACGTTGAAGGAGTTATTTATCTTCCGTTTTATGCAGGcaagtctctctctctctctctgtgtgtGTCAAACTGAGTATATCCCTTGTCTCACAAGTTTCTGGTTGTAAAGAATTTGACTGTAAAGGAATTGGCATATATTGGTAAACCCAACATGTAACCCAAATTCCAGTTTAGCAACAACAAGAGGATGTGTGAAGgtagaagagaaataaatgATTGAAGTACAAAATGAAAACCACCTCTCACAAGGCTCAAAGGAACAATTCTGCCATAGTGAAGCTATTCAATCCCATGATACTTACCAGACGATAATAATATTGCTCTTATTAAAAACAACTCAAATAATTACATAGCAACTTTTATAAACTATTGTAAAGGATTCTTAGGCCAGTCGTGTCTTTGGAGTGGTAGTCAATGGTTAGGATTGtgcttattaattttgttatcaGCAGGATTATATGGCAGGTGGTACACCTAGCAGTATCTTTCTAATTTGTTTTCAGTTTCTTTTATACAACATTTAAACCAGCCCCCCCGGTTAGAATCTGACCATGTTAATGTTGGCTCTGTCACTGGTATCACCAATACAATTTTGCAACTATgggattttgaaattattgtcTGAAATCATGATTGTATCTGTTTTGTGTTAATCCAAGGTCATCTATTAATATCTGTCCCTTGCTGTGATCTCAAGCAGACTGATCCTAACTGGAGTAACTTCTTATATGACGAGACGAATAAATCGATCAACCTTATAGACTTTGGAGCAGCAAGGGACTACCCAAAAGAATTTGTAGATGATTATCTAAAGATGGTAAGATGCATTCCTTTCCTTTGAAGTGGTGGAATAGATTTGGTCATGTTTTATGTTGAAGTTGGTTTTATGATTATCAGGTAATGAGTTGTGGAAACAGCGATAGGGAGATGGTGATTGAGATGTCAAGGAGGCTAGGGTTTCTGACCGGAATGGAATCAGAGATAATGGTGGAGGCTCATGTGCAGGCAGGGTTCGTGGTGGGACTGCCGTTTGCAAAGAGTGGAGGGTACGATTTTGGATCGACGAATATTACTCAAAGCATTACAAATCTGGGGGCAACGATGCTTCGGCACAGGCTGACACCCCCTCCGGAAGAGGCCTACAGCCTTCACCGGAAGCTTTCCGGTGCTTTCCTCGCTTGCATCAAGCTTCAGGCTGTGGTTCCTTGCAGAGAACTGCTGCTTCAAGTCTACGACAATTATCAGTTTGGgaccttaaattaattctcttcattctattcattttgaaattcatattCTTATTGGATTAGACAGGAAATTTCATCAATGTTTTCTTGTTATTTGTATCATCATgtgaaagaaattgaaaataaaaaaccaaacatGGTTAATACCTTTGCTTTTATTGTGGTATCTTTTGTTTTACAATTGAAATTTAGAATAGACTCGTATCCTATTTGATAAACGACATAAATCAACGAAGCATAGTATTAGTAGTaatggaggaggaagaggaagcgGCGGCGTTTGTGAGGGAAGAGGTGGAGGACTGGGACGACGAGGTGAAGAGTCGAGCGCGATTCAAAGCGCTGAGCGGGCAGAGGTCGGATTGGGAGGCGCGCTATTGTTTTTGGAGGGATTTAATCGTGAAGACAGCTCGACACCTCCGCATCTTAGTCATCCGCCCTTCCCGCCTCTCCGGCCTCTGGTTCCGCCGCCGCCCCGACGGCCTCTCCCCTTTGTGCCTTGATCAAGTGCTCCTTGAAATGCACCGCGCCGGAGACTTGCTGCTTCCTCGcgcttcttcctcctcttctcGCCTCCCTCACATTTTCCGCAGGGCGCTCGATTTTCTGCCCCTCGGCGATCGCCGCCCTCTCGCTCTCACCGCCGACTGCTACATTCTCGCACCGCTCTTGGAGGTAAccgttttcttattttttattcttgggTTAGTTGCCCTAATTTTTGCCCCAATTCACAATTTTGTGGAATTTCGCTTGCGTTGGCCAAtaactcaaaattttgaatgaaGAGTCGATTGAAACTATATCCTTTTGTTAATGCCGGAATTTGAATCTCTCTACCACATACTGTTACAAAACTTTCGTTGAGAGCTTTCCAGTGGCAGTGTGGCACCTTTAGACTTCCCATTGGCGTTTCATGTGTTTTTGACAGTGggttaaaaactgaaatttggTTTTAGTTTGTTTGTGCATTTACAGAAAATTAACCCTTCTTTCTAAGTCTCTTTAGTTAAATATAGGAACGATCTGTAGAGGTCATTACCAAATTGTCGGAAAACTGTTGGACTAGTACGTGTGTTGTCACCATGGACAAGTTTGGGGAAGTTTGTGTGGGCTCTGAGGAGGAACGGCTTGCCATTTTGGATTACTTGGTGACACGTGGAAGAGCTACACGCCTTGTCATCAACAAACCTCAAGCTATAGAGGTTGCTGCTACTCTGATGCATAATACTAACATTCTGGAATTGGAAACGATGGGGTTTGACTTGTTTCTTTTCCATTCTGTTGATGCAGGGTGTCAAATTGTGTATTGCTCC
This window encodes:
- the LOC125198805 gene encoding protein ABC transporter 1, mitochondrial-like; the encoded protein is IPIDKVASLDQETRNYVGTKLLELTLKELFIFRFMQTDPNWSNFLYDETNKSINLIDFGAARDYPKEFVDDYLKMVMSCGNSDREMVIEMSRRLGFLTGMESEIMVEAHVQAGFVVGLPFAKSGGYDFGSTNITQSITNLGATMLRHRLTPPPEEAYSLHRKLSGAFLACIKLQAVVPCRELLLQVYDNYQFGTLN